One Luteibacter aegosomaticola genomic window carries:
- the fdhD gene encoding formate dehydrogenase accessory sulfurtransferase FdhD — MQHDLTPPAGSARRTVTRYERGRRVEDQDRLAEEVPVALHFDGKPFAVMMASPVDLEDFARGFALTESRVDDVRDIESIEIHEMLEGISIDVRTRAPTDASVAAANMAAVERMAAEAGSMADTAVAIEAAADEASSFGAREMTGRSGCGICGTRELEDVIRRPRPVAAGTSVSPDAIERALEALRAEQPINAFTGSVHAAAWARADGSLMVVREDVGRHNALDKLIGAMTRRGIDPREGFALITSRASYEMVTKAAVAGMTVLVAISAPTALAVSLATECGLTLVGFARPGRFNVYSRPERIYSPPL, encoded by the coding sequence ATGCAGCATGACCTGACCCCACCCGCCGGTAGCGCACGGCGCACCGTCACGCGCTACGAGCGCGGCCGTCGCGTCGAGGACCAGGACCGCCTGGCGGAAGAGGTGCCGGTGGCCCTGCACTTCGACGGCAAGCCCTTCGCGGTGATGATGGCGTCGCCGGTCGACCTTGAGGATTTCGCCCGCGGTTTCGCGCTGACGGAAAGCCGCGTCGACGATGTGCGCGATATCGAATCGATCGAGATCCACGAGATGCTCGAGGGTATTTCGATCGATGTGCGAACCCGCGCTCCGACGGATGCCAGCGTCGCTGCAGCCAACATGGCGGCCGTTGAACGCATGGCCGCCGAAGCGGGGTCCATGGCCGATACGGCCGTGGCCATCGAAGCGGCGGCTGACGAGGCCTCCTCGTTCGGCGCGCGTGAGATGACTGGACGTAGTGGCTGCGGCATCTGTGGCACGCGTGAACTCGAAGATGTGATTCGCCGCCCTCGGCCGGTTGCCGCGGGCACGAGCGTGTCACCGGACGCGATCGAACGCGCCCTCGAAGCGCTCCGGGCGGAGCAGCCGATCAACGCGTTCACCGGCTCGGTACACGCCGCGGCATGGGCTCGGGCCGATGGGTCGCTGATGGTCGTGCGCGAAGACGTGGGCCGGCATAACGCACTGGATAAGCTGATTGGCGCCATGACCCGGCGCGGCATCGATCCGCGCGAAGGTTTCGCCCTGATCACCAGCCGCGCGAGCTACGAGATGGTGACCAAGGCCGCCGTGGCGGGCATGACCGTACTGGTTGCGATCTCCGCCCCCACCGCTCTGGCCGTCAGCCTGGCCACCGAATGCGGCCTTACCCTGGTCGGTTTCGCCCGGCCCGGCCGCTTCAACGTCTATAGCCGCCCCGAACGCATCTATTCCCCCCCGCTTTGA
- a CDS encoding FdhF/YdeP family oxidoreductase — protein MSDKRVPGIDDYDGPAGGWGALGAVARALSGQMAIARESIALHKVNQPHGFDCPGCAWPDPKETSSFEFCENGAKAVSWEATAKRVRPEFFAKNTVAELWKLSDYTLEGLGRLTHPMAYDAGSDTFQPIAWEEAFRRIGAALQALPNPNMAEFYTSGRASNEAAFLYQLFVREYGTNNFPDCSNMCHEATSVGLPKSLGSGKGTVLLEDFDHCDAIFCIGHNPGTNHPRMLSTLREASLRGVPIVVMNPMPERGLERFTSPQHASEMLTGKSVRIASTYYKVKIGGDVAVLKGMMKYLVEEDTIARDAGLPPVIDHAFIAENTEGFDALVADVSGTEWADIERTSGLTRGEIEYAASIYAKAKAVIVCYGMGITQHQHGTENVQQIANLLLMRGNIGRQGAGICPLRGHSNVQGDRTVGITEKPNADLNEGIRRTYGFEPPVEHGHDAVASLLAIRDGRSKAMIALGGNLAVAMPDTEETFQAMRKLDLAVHVATKLNRSHLLLAKESFILPCLGRTELDEQATGPQAVTVEDSMSMVHASAGTLTPASEHLRSEPWIVAGIAKAALPHTRVAWDTLVGDYNLIRDDIEKVFPIFFDFNKRVNVPGGFRLRVAASERDWATPSKKAQFLLARGLDEDDRVEEGGLMLTTIRSHDQYNTTIYSLNDRYRGVTGRRDVVFMHASDLAARGLKHGDRIDIFATGRNTADGRQRAVRGFTAVAYDIAEGSVAMYYPEGNALISLENHDSHSGTPTYKSVPVRIVASTEPAGSPRRKKATHAA, from the coding sequence ATGAGCGACAAGCGCGTCCCCGGCATCGACGATTACGACGGCCCTGCTGGCGGGTGGGGTGCCCTCGGCGCCGTGGCCCGTGCCCTGAGTGGGCAAATGGCGATCGCGCGCGAATCCATCGCCCTGCACAAGGTGAACCAGCCGCATGGTTTCGACTGCCCCGGCTGCGCGTGGCCCGATCCGAAAGAGACCTCGTCGTTCGAGTTCTGCGAGAACGGTGCCAAGGCCGTGTCGTGGGAAGCCACCGCCAAGCGTGTGCGCCCGGAGTTCTTCGCAAAGAACACCGTGGCCGAGCTGTGGAAGCTCAGCGATTACACGCTCGAGGGCCTGGGCCGCCTGACCCATCCCATGGCCTACGACGCGGGCTCGGATACCTTCCAGCCGATCGCATGGGAAGAAGCCTTCCGCCGTATCGGCGCCGCGCTGCAGGCGCTGCCCAATCCGAACATGGCCGAGTTCTACACCTCGGGCCGTGCATCGAACGAAGCGGCCTTCCTCTACCAGCTGTTCGTTCGCGAGTACGGCACCAACAACTTCCCCGATTGCTCGAACATGTGCCACGAGGCCACCAGCGTCGGTCTGCCCAAGTCGCTGGGCTCGGGCAAGGGCACGGTGTTGCTCGAAGACTTCGACCACTGCGATGCCATCTTCTGCATCGGCCACAACCCCGGCACCAACCACCCGCGCATGCTTTCCACGCTGCGTGAAGCGTCCCTGCGCGGCGTCCCCATCGTGGTCATGAACCCGATGCCCGAGCGTGGCCTCGAACGCTTCACCTCGCCGCAGCACGCGTCCGAGATGCTCACGGGCAAATCGGTACGCATCGCCTCCACCTACTACAAGGTGAAGATCGGCGGTGATGTGGCCGTGCTCAAGGGCATGATGAAGTACCTCGTGGAGGAGGACACCATCGCTCGCGACGCCGGGCTTCCTCCGGTGATCGACCACGCGTTCATCGCGGAAAACACCGAAGGCTTCGATGCGCTGGTCGCGGACGTGAGCGGCACGGAGTGGGCCGATATCGAGCGCACGAGTGGCCTGACCCGCGGCGAAATCGAATACGCCGCCTCCATCTATGCGAAGGCCAAGGCAGTGATCGTGTGCTACGGCATGGGCATCACCCAGCACCAGCACGGTACCGAGAACGTCCAGCAGATCGCGAACCTGCTGCTCATGCGCGGCAATATCGGCCGCCAGGGCGCAGGCATCTGCCCGCTGCGTGGGCATAGCAACGTGCAGGGCGATCGCACGGTGGGTATCACCGAGAAGCCGAACGCCGATCTCAACGAAGGCATTCGCCGCACGTACGGTTTCGAACCACCGGTTGAACACGGCCACGATGCGGTCGCGTCGCTCCTCGCCATCCGCGATGGTCGCTCGAAGGCGATGATCGCACTGGGCGGCAACCTCGCCGTCGCCATGCCGGATACCGAAGAAACCTTCCAGGCGATGCGCAAGCTCGATCTCGCCGTGCACGTGGCGACCAAGCTCAATCGCTCGCACCTGCTGCTGGCGAAGGAATCCTTCATCCTGCCCTGCCTGGGCCGTACCGAACTGGACGAACAGGCCACCGGCCCGCAGGCCGTCACGGTGGAAGATTCCATGTCGATGGTGCACGCCTCGGCCGGCACGCTCACGCCTGCCTCTGAGCACCTGCGTTCTGAACCGTGGATCGTCGCCGGGATCGCAAAGGCTGCTCTTCCGCACACCCGTGTGGCATGGGACACGCTGGTGGGCGATTACAACCTGATTCGCGACGATATCGAGAAGGTCTTCCCGATCTTCTTTGACTTCAACAAGCGCGTGAACGTGCCGGGTGGCTTTCGCCTGCGTGTCGCCGCCAGTGAGCGCGACTGGGCGACGCCGAGCAAGAAGGCCCAGTTCCTGCTGGCGCGGGGCCTCGATGAAGACGACCGCGTGGAGGAAGGCGGGCTCATGCTCACTACCATCCGCTCGCACGACCAGTACAACACCACGATCTATAGCCTCAACGATCGCTACCGCGGTGTCACCGGCCGGCGCGATGTCGTGTTCATGCACGCCAGCGACCTCGCGGCGCGCGGCCTGAAGCATGGCGACCGCATCGATATCTTCGCCACCGGGCGCAACACCGCGGATGGCCGCCAACGCGCGGTGCGCGGCTTCACCGCCGTCGCTTACGACATCGCCGAAGGCTCGGTCGCCATGTACTACCCGGAAGGCAACGCGCTTATCTCGCTGGAGAACCACGATAGCCATTCCGGCACGCCCACCTACAAGTCGGTACCGGTGCGCATCGTGGCATCGACGGAGCCAGCCGGCTCACCGCGGCGGAAGAAGGCCACCCATGCAGCATGA